From the genome of Candidatus Margulisiibacteriota bacterium:
TAACTGATATAAATAAAATAGGCGAACATCTTGTCAAAAAGAGCCAAACTGGGATAAATCTCATCCCAGGTAAACACTTCGATGTTTTCTCCGCTGGTTTGCAATTTCTGGCTAATGCTTTTTTTAACTGCTAAAATATTTTTTTTGTCGGCAAGCAGCAAGCTGAACTCCGACACCTGACCAGGCATCTGAAAAAGGTTCTGTACTACATTCAGGTCTAATAACACCGCTCCGTTGTCGATTTCCGGGTTATTAGTCCGGATTATTCCTTTTACCCTAAAGCTTGCCGCGACCAGTTCTTTGTTCATAGATTGCGCGTTGATAACTATTTTACCACCCACTTTAAGTTTAAGCTTGTCAGCAAGGTCCTGGCCAATAACCGCCGATCTGCTTTCTCCGTCAAAATCAAAAACACCCTCTACAACACCTTTTTTGTAGTTTATAAACTTTTGTTCCATTTCTTTGTTAACACCGATAATGGTCACTCCCTGTGACCCTCTGGCAGAAGAAGCCATACCCTCATTTTTTAACCTCATGGCAAAGGCTGTTATCTGGGGATCTTTTTGCAATATTTCGTATATCTTGGAAAACCCAAGATAGTCCGATAATAATTTGCTGTTACGATAACCTTTCTTATAAATTACTATGTCTCCGGTGCTGGACCTAAGCGTATCCGAAATCATCTGTTTGCCCATACCGTCATAAAGCCCGTGCGAGAAAATCATTGCGGCCAGGCCTACGCTGATCATAATAATAACCAAAACGGTGCGTGTCATTCTGCGCCAAAGATTCAGATAGGCTATTTTTATAATTGTTATCATATATAATTAATAGCCTCGATCGGCTTAAATCTGTTAACTTTATAAATCGGATACAGAGCCGCTACAATGTTCATGGCCAGCACAATAAAACACACCTTCAATACCAGCGCATAAGACACCAGGGTTGGGAAGTTAAAATCCATTATCCCCCACTTTTTATATTGATCGAGAATTTCCTTGGATACCTTAATTTCTATGGGATGGATATTAAAATAATAAATTAATAGCAAACCGATAATGCCTCCGATTATTACACTGATAAACCCTAATAGAAAAGATTCACCTATGATCATCCTGAAAATTTGGGATGGTTTTGTGCCGATGGCTTTTAAAACACCTATCTCTTTTGTTCTCTGGAAAATATTTATCAGGGAAAATATCATGATCACAAAGAAAACCACAACCAGCAAAATGCCATAGGATAAATAGCCGAAAGCCGAATCCATATTTACAAGCTGTACCAGGCTGGAAAGTATC
Proteins encoded in this window:
- a CDS encoding ABC transporter permease codes for the protein MITIIKIAYLNLWRRMTRTVLVIIMISVGLAAMIFSHGLYDGMGKQMISDTLRSSTGDIVIYKKGYRNSKLLSDYLGFSKIYEILQKDPQITAFAMRLKNEGMASSARGSQGVTIIGVNKEMEQKFINYKKGVVEGVFDFDGESRSAVIGQDLADKLKLKVGGKIVINAQSMNKELVAASFRVKGIIRTNNPEIDNGAVLLDLNVVQNLFQMPGQVSEFSLLLADKKNILAVKKSISQKLQTSGENIEVFTWDEIYPSLALFDKMFAYFIYISYIIVFLAVAIGLFNILLISIMERIKEFGIMLAVGTPFSTIKKIIYMESVLLSTFGYAFGSIAGFFVLLYYKTYGLDLSMFAAGLNSYGMASVIYAELHPFYFIVAFIAVYLTAFLSAIIPVRRLKKLRPVEAIRFV